A single window of Anomaloglossus baeobatrachus isolate aAnoBae1 chromosome 5, aAnoBae1.hap1, whole genome shotgun sequence DNA harbors:
- the LOC142313287 gene encoding small ribosomal subunit protein uS14-like, whose amino-acid sequence MGHQQLYWSHPRKFGQGSRSCRVCSNRHGLIHKYRLNMCRQCFLQYAKDIGFIKLD is encoded by the coding sequence ATGGGTCACCAGCAGCTGTACTGGAGTCACCCGAGGAAATTCGGCCAGGGATCCCGCTCCTGCCGCGTTTGCTCTAATAGACACGGACTGATCCATAAATATAGACTGAACATGTGCCGCCAGTGCTTCCTGCAGTATGCGAAGGACATTGGCTTTATCAAGTTGGATTAA